Proteins co-encoded in one Hyla sarda isolate aHylSar1 chromosome 4, aHylSar1.hap1, whole genome shotgun sequence genomic window:
- the LOC130366819 gene encoding caspase-7-like isoform X2 produces the protein MSRVVKSRAVIIAITEFHKRQGGNGESLEARKGVKYDTKRLHKVLSKLGFEVSLHTDVSSSDIRKIYQEESRKPQGDCFISIISSHGEEGIIYDFYGEPVLLRDLYNLFSPHNSPALSGIPKLFFIQACRGNKLDEGTSLETDGAPVDISAFSHIGFLPKDTVVMFASSEGYAAFNNPSGSFFLKTLCDLLSGSEKDLELTQLLTRLAYWVAYNFESKGKHGGCKEMPCYITNLTRELYPFRT, from the exons ATGTCGAGGGTGGTCAAGTCCCGTGCGGTTATCATCGCCATTACAGAGTTTCACAAACGACAAGGGGGAAATGGTGAATCACTAGAAGCCCGGAAAGGGGTCAAGTATGACACAAAGCGCCTTCATAAAGTACTATCCAAGCTTGGATTTGAAGTGTCCCTccacacagatgtcagcagcagTGATATCAGAAAAATCTATCAAGAAG AGAGTAGGAAGCCACAAGGTGATTGTTTTATCAGCATCATCTCCAGCCATGGTGAAGAAGGAATCATATATGACTTCTATGGTGAACCTGTTCTGCTGAGAGATCTCTACAACTTGTTCTCTCCACACAAcagcccagcactgtcaggaATACCCAAGCTATTCTTTATACAG GCATGCCGAGGGAACAAACTAGATGAAGGCACTAGTCTTGAGACTGACGGTGCTCCAGTGGACATAAGTGCCTTCTCTCACATTGGCTTCCTCCCGAAAGATACCGTGGTCATGTTTGCAAGCAGTGAAG GTTACGCAGCCTTCAATAATCCCTCTGGTTCTTTCTTCCTAAAGACATTATGTGACCTGCTAAGTGGGAGTGAAAAGGATCTTGAACTGACTCAACTACTTACCCGTCTTGCTTATTGGGTGGCATACAATTTTGAAAGCAAGGGAAAGCATGGGGGTTGCAAAGAGATGCCATGCTACATTACAAACCTGACCAGAGAGCTGTACCCATTCCGGACATAG
- the LOC130366819 gene encoding caspase-7-like isoform X1: protein MYFILFGNNYIAIKKLIMSRVVKSRAVIIAITEFHKRQGGNGESLEARKGVKYDTKRLHKVLSKLGFEVSLHTDVSSSDIRKIYQEESRKPQGDCFISIISSHGEEGIIYDFYGEPVLLRDLYNLFSPHNSPALSGIPKLFFIQACRGNKLDEGTSLETDGAPVDISAFSHIGFLPKDTVVMFASSEGYAAFNNPSGSFFLKTLCDLLSGSEKDLELTQLLTRLAYWVAYNFESKGKHGGCKEMPCYITNLTRELYPFRT, encoded by the exons atgtattttattttatttggcaaTAATTATATAGCCATAAAA AAACTTATCATGTCGAGGGTGGTCAAGTCCCGTGCGGTTATCATCGCCATTACAGAGTTTCACAAACGACAAGGGGGAAATGGTGAATCACTAGAAGCCCGGAAAGGGGTCAAGTATGACACAAAGCGCCTTCATAAAGTACTATCCAAGCTTGGATTTGAAGTGTCCCTccacacagatgtcagcagcagTGATATCAGAAAAATCTATCAAGAAG AGAGTAGGAAGCCACAAGGTGATTGTTTTATCAGCATCATCTCCAGCCATGGTGAAGAAGGAATCATATATGACTTCTATGGTGAACCTGTTCTGCTGAGAGATCTCTACAACTTGTTCTCTCCACACAAcagcccagcactgtcaggaATACCCAAGCTATTCTTTATACAG GCATGCCGAGGGAACAAACTAGATGAAGGCACTAGTCTTGAGACTGACGGTGCTCCAGTGGACATAAGTGCCTTCTCTCACATTGGCTTCCTCCCGAAAGATACCGTGGTCATGTTTGCAAGCAGTGAAG GTTACGCAGCCTTCAATAATCCCTCTGGTTCTTTCTTCCTAAAGACATTATGTGACCTGCTAAGTGGGAGTGAAAAGGATCTTGAACTGACTCAACTACTTACCCGTCTTGCTTATTGGGTGGCATACAATTTTGAAAGCAAGGGAAAGCATGGGGGTTGCAAAGAGATGCCATGCTACATTACAAACCTGACCAGAGAGCTGTACCCATTCCGGACATAG